The region GACGATCTGTGCGGCAAGAGCCGGCGTCGTCCGCTCGTCACCGCGCGACAGATCGGCATGTACGTGTTCCGCGAGCTCACGGACGCGAGCTATCCGAAGATCGCCGAGGAGTTCGGCGGCCGCGATCACACGACGGTGATGCACGCGGTCGAGAAGATCAAAGGTCAGATGGCCGAGCGCCACACGATCTTCGAGCAAGTGAACGAGCTCATCGGACGCATCAAGCTCGGTACCAGTGGATAACGCTGTGGACAGCTGGGGATATCGCACGCGGCACTCTGGACAGCGCGCAACGCCGCCGTCCGCACCGGTCATTCGTTGTGGAAACCTGTGGACGGAACGTGGACGCGGATCTCGTCGTTCAGCTGCGTCATCGCGTGTTCGTCCCCAATTCACAGGCCAGAAGACGACAACGGCTCAGAAGAACATCTCTTTGAACACAGGGGGTCAGCGGTGAAGTTCCGGTGTGAGCGCGACACGCTGGCCGACGCGATCTCGACCGCGCAACGCGCCGTCGCGTCGCGTAGCGGCGCGCTCCCGGTGCTGTCCGGTCTGCGCGTCACCGCGTCGGGAAGCGATCTCGAGCTCGTTGGTTCGGATCTCGAGCTGACGATTCGTGTGCACGCACCCGCGCAGTCGGATGACGACGGTGTCGCAGTGGTTCCGGCGCGGTTGTTCGGTGACATCGTGCGCGCGCTCGAACCGGGTCCGGTCGACGTCCACGTGCACGATGACGAAGCGCACATCACGTCTGGTCGGTCGAGCTTCTCCCTGCGCGTCCTCGCGGCCGAGGACTTCCCGCGTCTCGCCGACGTGGGTGGCGCGGCGGTGCAGGTCGAGGCGCCTGCGCTGGCAGAGGCGTTGCGCCAGGTGGTCCCGGCCGCGTCGAAGGACGACGCCCGGCCGATCCTCACCGGGGTCCTCCTGACCTCGGCGTCGGGAGGCCTCCGCCTGGTCGCAACCGATTCGTACCGTCTCGCGGTGCGGGACCTGCAGGGCGTCAGCATGCTGGAGCCCGGGCAGCGGGTGCTCGTGGCGGGCAAGGCGCTGAGCGAGGTCCAGCGGCTGCTGGGCGACGGCACGATCGACGTGACGCTGGCCGACCGGGACGCCAAGTTCGGCATCGGCCCGGCCGAGGTGACCACCCGGCTCATCGAGGGCGAGTTCCCGAACTACGAGCAGCTCATCCCGTCCGGCTATCCCAACCGGTTGACGGTCGACCGTGAGGCGCTCGGCGAGGCCGTGCGGCGTGTGCGGCTCGTCGGCCAAGGCCGCGACGCGGCGCCGATCCGCCTCGCGATGAGCACCGCGGGTGTCGAGCTGTCCGCCGTCGCGCAGGAGGTCGGCGAGGCCCGTGAGATGGTCGAGGCCAAGTACGAGGGCGGCGATCTGACCGCCGCGTTCAACGCCCAGTTCCTGCTCGACGGGATCGAGTCGGTGACGTCGTCGGAGGTCGTCGTCGAGACGGTCGACGCGCTCAAGCCCGCGACCCTGCGCGCGACGGACGGCGGTGACTTCCTGTACCTGCTCATGCCGGTGCGGATCTCGTAGCCGCAGTGCGTCTGCGGCAGCTCTGGCTGACGGACTTCCGCTGCTACCAGGAGCTCGAGCTGGCGCCGGCGGAGGGATCGACGGTCGTAGTGGGCGCCAACGGTCAGGGCAAGACCAGCGTGCTCGAGGCGGTCGGCTGGGTGGCGACGGCGCAGTCGTTCCGGGGCGTCCCCGACGCCGCGCTCGTGCGGTCCGGTGCCGCGACTGCGGTGGTCCGGGCCGAGTTCGAGCGCGACGGCCGTGACCAGCTCTTCGAGGCCGAGATCAGGGCCGTCGGCCGGAACCGGATCCAGGTCAACCGGCGGGCCCTGGCCCGGCGGCGCGACCTGGCCGACTCGCTCCGGGTGACCGTGTTCTCGCCGGACGACCTCGAGCTGGTGAAGGGTGGGCCGTCCGAGCGGCGCCGCTACCTGGACGACCTCCTCGTCGCGAGCGCACCCCGGTACGACGCGGCCCGCGCCGACTACGAGCGCGTGCTCCGTCAGCGCAACGCATTGTTGCGTGCCGGCCTCCACGGTCACGACGACGAGTTCACGCTCGACGTGTTCGACGAGCAGCTTGCACGCGCGGGTGCGGAGCTCGTGCGCGGGAGGTTGCGGCTGATCGACCGGCTGCACCCGCCACTTGTCGACGCTTACCGGTCACTCGCGCGCGCAGAGGTCGCGATCGACGCGCGCTACGAGGCGGAGTGGGCCGAAGGTGTGGTCGAGCGCGATCGCGCGGACGACGTCGCGGACGCGCTGCGTGCCGCGCTCGCGGGTCGGCGTCGGGAGGAGCTTGCGCGCGCGACGACGGTCGTCGGCCCCCATCGTGACGAGTGGAGGTTGCAGGTCGACGGTCTCGACGCGCGCACGCACGCGTCGCAGGGTGAGCAACGAACGCTCGCGCTGTCGCTGCGCCTCGCCGGTCACCGCGTCACCGCGGACGTCGTCGGCGAGGATCCCGTCCTGTTGCTCGACGACGTGTTCTCCGAGCTCGACCCGGGCCGGGCGGCGGCGCTCGTCGAGCACCTCCCGCACGGTCAGACCCTGCTGACGACGGCCGGTGTGGTCCCCACCGGGGTGCGGCCCCAGCGCTGGCTGCGGGTGGCGGACGGCCGTCTCACCGAGCTGGACGGACCGTCGTGAGCGCCCACGACGACGAGCGGGGGGGCTGGTACGCCCGCCCCGAGCCCCCGGCGCCGAAGCGCCTCGGCGACGTGCTGCCGGAGGTGACCCGCGGGCTGGGGTTGCCCGACCCGTCCACGATCCGGGAGCTGCGGGCCGCGTGGCCCGACCTCGTCGGCGGGCAGATCGCGTCGCACAGCCACCCGCGCACGTTGCGCGACCGCGTCCTCACGATCGCCGTGGACTCCGCGCCGTGGGCGACACAGCTGCGCTACCTCGAAGCGGACCTGCTCGCGCGACTGCAGGCACGGGTCGGCCTCGGTGCCGTCGAGCGGGTACGCCTCGCCGTCGACCCGTCGCGCGGCCCACGCGAATAACACGGATCGCGCGACGCGATCGACCACACTGACTGCGTGGAACGCGCACGGAGCGCCACGCGGCGCGCTCGCGTCGCGGCCGCGGTCGCGACCGTGTCGTTGCTCGCGCTCGTCCTCACGACGGCGGCACCCGCGCGTGGCGCGGGGACGCTCGACTTCGATCCTCCCGGCGCGCCGTCGCTCGGGTCGTTCACGGCGGTCGTGCTGAACGGCTCGCCCCAGCTCACGAGCGCCGCGCTGTCGCCGTTCTCCGTCACCGACTCGACGGGCAGCGGCGCCGGCTGGAACCTCGTGTTCCGCATGTCCACGCTGACGACGGGGACACACGCGCTCCCGTCGGGGTCGGTGACGATGGCCGCGCCCGCGGTCACCGCCGGCAGCGGGACGACCTCGACGCCACCCACCGCGCAGGACTGCACCGGCTCGTCCGCGCTCGACACCGCGCAGGGGTGCGCGGTCGCGGTCGCCGACCCCGCGACCGGCGACCACCTCGGCAGCCCGGGCACGTGGCTGTTCTCACCCCGCCCCGCGGTGCTCACGGTCCCCGCCGCCGCCTTCGCGGGCACGTACACGTCGACGTTCACGGTCACGCTGTCCACGGGCCCGTAGCGCGGTGGGACGGCGGGGCGCGCGGGTAGCGGCGGCGACGGTCGGGTTGGCGGTCGCGGTCGCGCTCGCGGCCGCGCCCGCGTCGGCATCGGGATCCGGACCCGCGGCGTTCGTCGGTGCCGCACCGGCGCCCGGCTCGTCGGTCGACCCGACCAGCTCGTACTTCGTGCTGCACGCCGCCGCGGGCACCACGGCCAGGGAGACGCTCGTGCTCACGAATCACGGCAGCGCCTCGGTGACGGCGCAGGTCCGCGGCGTCGACGCCGGGAGCGCGGTGGGCCGCGGCGCCGTCTACGGCCTCCCGTCCGACACGCCCGCGGGCGTCGGCACGTGGATCCAGCCCGACGTGCCGGCGGTGACCCTGGGGGCCGGCAAGCAGGCGCACGTCTCGTTCGCGGTGCGGGTCCCCGCGGGCGCGCCCGGCGGGCAGCACCTCGGCGGCATCAGCGTCTCCGCGCGCGCGGCGGCCGGCAGCGCGACGGACTCCGGGTCGTCCAACGTCGCGGTCGACGTGACGATGGAGTCGCAGCGGGTCCTCGGCGTCGAGGTCGACGTGCCGGGCGCGCTGGCGCCGCACCTCGCGGTGACGTCAGCGGCGATCGTGGGCGATGCGGGCGCGCGGCGTCTCGTCGTGAAGGTCACGAACGCGGGCAACGCGCTCGTGCGCGCGACGGGAACGCTGCACGTCCCCGCGCTCGGCATCCAGCGTGACGTCGTCGTGCGCACGTTCGTGCCCGGGACGAGCGTCGACGTCGACGCGCCGTGGCCCGACTCCGCCGGCACAGCGCGGTACCCCGCGCAGCTCGGGCTCGACTACGCGAGCTCGCGCCTCGACTGGTCGGGCCTCGTCGGCGTCGGAGGCGTGGCAGCGCCAGCGCGGCCGCGTGCGACCGCACGAGGCGCGTCGCACGGCGGCACCTCACCGGTGCCGTGGGTGCTGGGGGCCGCGGCGGCGGCGCTCGTCGTCGGGGCCGGCATGGCCGTCGCGGCGCGCCGCCGCGCCACGCCCGCACCGGGCCGCCGCCGTCGGGCCCGCGCCGCCGCGGTTGCCGAGGGTCGGAGGGAGCGCCGCCGGGCGTGAGCGAAACCGCCCATACGGTGCCGAATTCCTTCCAGCAACTCCTTCGAACCCCCTCCGACCTGCCGATTCTCCGATCAACGGCGCAGGAGCGTCGTCATACGCGCCGACCCGGGAACGGAGGTCCGGGTGCGCCCGATCAGGAGGATCACCATGTCCAAGACGAAGAGGGTGGTGCTCGGCCTCGCCGTCGCCACCTTGTTGACGGCCGTGTTCGCCGGACCGGCGGTCGCGGACGACAGCAACAACAACACCGCCACCGCCACGCTGAACGCGGGGTCGTTGTCGTTCGACAACACGATCGCGAAGCCCACGCTCGGCAACTTCGCGACGATCACCTTGAACGGCTCGCCGCAGCTCACGAGCGCTGCGCTGACCCGCTTCATGGTCAACGACGCGACCGGTAGCGGCTCCGGCTGGCACGTCGACTACACGCTGACCCAGCTGAGCACGGGCGGCGGCACGCCGCACACGCTCGCGACGGGCTCGGTCGACACGAAGGCTCCGGTCGTCACGACCGACCCGGGCACGACGTCGGCGGCCCCCAGCGTGTTCGACGCACCGGGTGTCGACGACGGCGCTGCGCACAAGGTCGTCTCGGCGGCGATCGGTGCCGGCATGGGCGTGTACCTCGTCTCGCCCCGCCCGTTCGTGCTCCACGTCCCCGCGGACGCCTACGCGGGCACCTACAGCACGACGGCGACGGTCGACCTCGTCACCGCCCCGTAACCAACCACCACTCGAGCACGCGGCCCCGGGTCCACTCGCCCGGGGCCGCTGCTCGCCGCCCGACAGAGGACAAGAGGGGAAGCAACGCACGATGCGCAGGCTCACGGCAGTGATGACCGTCGCCTTGGTCGCGCTCGTCGCGACGGCGCAGGCTGCGTCGGCGGGGAACACCAGCGACCAGATCGGCGCGGTGCCCGCGCCGGGCTCGGCGCTCGTGCAGACCGGCGGGTACTACCAGCTCGCGATGGCGCCGGGCGCGACGCTCACCCAGAGCGTGCGCGTCACGAACCCGAACGACCACGAGGTGGACGTGCGGCTCGCCGGTGTCGACGGCCTGACGTCGCCCGAGACCGGGTCGTCCTTCGCGAGCCCGACCGCGCAGCAGACGGCCGCGGGCACGTGGGTCACGCCGCGCGACGTCGAGTTCACGATGCAACCGGGTGAGACGCGTGACGAGCCGTTCACCGTGCACGTGCCGCTCGACGCGACGCCCGGTGTCCACCTCGCGGGGATCACGGTCTACTCGCCCGTCGCGCACTCGGCGCCGTCGGCGACCGGGCACTTCGGTGTGGTCGCCGACGTCCAGCTCGCGCGCACGATCGCGGTCGAGATCGACACGCCCGGCGTGGCGGTCGGGAACCTCACCGTGACGGGCGCGAAGGCGATCGCGAACCACAGCGGGGTGTTGCTCGGCCTCGACCTCGCGAACACCGGTACGGGCTACGCGCACGGCAACGGCATCGTGCGGGTCGACAAGACGCAGCTCGTCAAGGAGTTCAAGATCGACACGTTCGTCCCTGGCACGTCGATCACGTACAAGGTGCCGTGGATGGACGACGCCCGCGAGGGCACGTACCCGGTGCACGTGCATCTCGCGTGGGAGAACGGCAAGACGTTCGACTGGGACGGTGTCGTCACCGTCACGGGTGCGACGAAGTCCGCGCTCGCGAACGTCAAGCCGCACAACGACACGCAGACACCCGCGAAGCAGACGCGCTCCACGAGCATGTTGACGGTCGCGCTCGTCGCGGCGGGCACGGTGATCGCGCTCGCGGTTCTCGTC is a window of Acidimicrobiia bacterium DNA encoding:
- the dnaN gene encoding DNA polymerase III subunit beta; the protein is MKFRCERDTLADAISTAQRAVASRSGALPVLSGLRVTASGSDLELVGSDLELTIRVHAPAQSDDDGVAVVPARLFGDIVRALEPGPVDVHVHDDEAHITSGRSSFSLRVLAAEDFPRLADVGGAAVQVEAPALAEALRQVVPAASKDDARPILTGVLLTSASGGLRLVATDSYRLAVRDLQGVSMLEPGQRVLVAGKALSEVQRLLGDGTIDVTLADRDAKFGIGPAEVTTRLIEGEFPNYEQLIPSGYPNRLTVDREALGEAVRRVRLVGQGRDAAPIRLAMSTAGVELSAVAQEVGEAREMVEAKYEGGDLTAAFNAQFLLDGIESVTSSEVVVETVDALKPATLRATDGGDFLYLLMPVRIS
- a CDS encoding DNA replication/repair protein RecF, with the protein product MRLRQLWLTDFRCYQELELAPAEGSTVVVGANGQGKTSVLEAVGWVATAQSFRGVPDAALVRSGAATAVVRAEFERDGRDQLFEAEIRAVGRNRIQVNRRALARRRDLADSLRVTVFSPDDLELVKGGPSERRRYLDDLLVASAPRYDAARADYERVLRQRNALLRAGLHGHDDEFTLDVFDEQLARAGAELVRGRLRLIDRLHPPLVDAYRSLARAEVAIDARYEAEWAEGVVERDRADDVADALRAALAGRRREELARATTVVGPHRDEWRLQVDGLDARTHASQGEQRTLALSLRLAGHRVTADVVGEDPVLLLDDVFSELDPGRAAALVEHLPHGQTLLTTAGVVPTGVRPQRWLRVADGRLTELDGPS
- a CDS encoding DUF721 domain-containing protein, which codes for MSAHDDERGGWYARPEPPAPKRLGDVLPEVTRGLGLPDPSTIRELRAAWPDLVGGQIASHSHPRTLRDRVLTIAVDSAPWATQLRYLEADLLARLQARVGLGAVERVRLAVDPSRGPRE
- a CDS encoding WxL domain-containing protein, whose product is MERARSATRRARVAAAVATVSLLALVLTTAAPARGAGTLDFDPPGAPSLGSFTAVVLNGSPQLTSAALSPFSVTDSTGSGAGWNLVFRMSTLTTGTHALPSGSVTMAAPAVTAGSGTTSTPPTAQDCTGSSALDTAQGCAVAVADPATGDHLGSPGTWLFSPRPAVLTVPAAAFAGTYTSTFTVTLSTGP
- a CDS encoding DUF916 domain-containing protein, which translates into the protein MAVAVALAAAPASASGSGPAAFVGAAPAPGSSVDPTSSYFVLHAAAGTTARETLVLTNHGSASVTAQVRGVDAGSAVGRGAVYGLPSDTPAGVGTWIQPDVPAVTLGAGKQAHVSFAVRVPAGAPGGQHLGGISVSARAAAGSATDSGSSNVAVDVTMESQRVLGVEVDVPGALAPHLAVTSAAIVGDAGARRLVVKVTNAGNALVRATGTLHVPALGIQRDVVVRTFVPGTSVDVDAPWPDSAGTARYPAQLGLDYASSRLDWSGLVGVGGVAAPARPRATARGASHGGTSPVPWVLGAAAAALVVGAGMAVAARRRATPAPGRRRRARAAAVAEGRRERRRA
- a CDS encoding WxL domain-containing protein, giving the protein MSKTKRVVLGLAVATLLTAVFAGPAVADDSNNNTATATLNAGSLSFDNTIAKPTLGNFATITLNGSPQLTSAALTRFMVNDATGSGSGWHVDYTLTQLSTGGGTPHTLATGSVDTKAPVVTTDPGTTSAAPSVFDAPGVDDGAAHKVVSAAIGAGMGVYLVSPRPFVLHVPADAYAGTYSTTATVDLVTAP
- a CDS encoding DUF916 domain-containing protein translates to MTVALVALVATAQAASAGNTSDQIGAVPAPGSALVQTGGYYQLAMAPGATLTQSVRVTNPNDHEVDVRLAGVDGLTSPETGSSFASPTAQQTAAGTWVTPRDVEFTMQPGETRDEPFTVHVPLDATPGVHLAGITVYSPVAHSAPSATGHFGVVADVQLARTIAVEIDTPGVAVGNLTVTGAKAIANHSGVLLGLDLANTGTGYAHGNGIVRVDKTQLVKEFKIDTFVPGTSITYKVPWMDDAREGTYPVHVHLAWENGKTFDWDGVVTVTGATKSALANVKPHNDTQTPAKQTRSTSMLTVALVAAGTVIALAVLVGIVVAFTGRRRRRPRRGSRATRVAGATADETVSRQDRRRHRRNTSRGRHSRTRAGRGQPAGRGARRR